Proteins from a genomic interval of Microbacterium esteraromaticum:
- a CDS encoding RNA polymerase sigma factor encodes MQDAAAQGPQGDGELLFRLSRGDEPAYRLLHDRHQATVFRAALVLMRTTWDAEEVAATAFFELWRKRDKVRVVDGSVLPWLLATTSYVAKNSLRARRRYQRLLNRIPHDEDVSDHADNVARAMDTLEISAQIQQALLELNQREAGIVMLCIVRELPTSEAAVVLGIPEGTVKSRLSRVKARLRGRLDHLAPTASEMRA; translated from the coding sequence GTGCAGGACGCTGCTGCCCAAGGCCCCCAGGGTGACGGAGAACTCCTTTTCCGCCTCTCGCGCGGCGATGAACCGGCATACCGCCTGTTACACGATAGACATCAAGCAACTGTCTTCCGAGCCGCACTTGTTCTCATGCGAACGACTTGGGATGCAGAAGAAGTCGCTGCGACGGCGTTCTTCGAGCTCTGGCGAAAGCGCGACAAGGTCCGAGTCGTCGATGGGTCCGTGCTTCCGTGGCTGCTGGCTACGACCTCCTACGTGGCGAAGAACAGTCTTCGAGCTCGCCGCCGCTACCAGCGCCTCCTGAATCGAATTCCACATGACGAGGACGTATCTGATCATGCGGACAATGTGGCACGGGCGATGGACACGCTAGAGATATCCGCTCAAATACAACAGGCTCTCTTGGAGCTGAACCAGCGGGAGGCCGGCATCGTCATGCTCTGCATCGTTCGCGAGCTGCCAACCTCCGAGGCGGCCGTCGTGCTGGGCATCCCAGAGGGCACAGTGAAGTCGCGTCTGTCACGCGTGAAGGCACGACTGCGCGGCAGACTGGATCACCTCGCGCCGACAGCATCGGAGATGAGAGCATGA
- a CDS encoding helix-turn-helix domain-containing protein, whose amino-acid sequence MRAIDSDTLRQRCLALVEEHYRDAHVSPTWLARTLYVSRRQLDRAFVEGASVAEILARRRLRQVLVVAALNVPVPMSDIVTSCGYSTYETFRAQCHRYLKRSPRAARAHFTSVLRISPAPTQAA is encoded by the coding sequence ATGAGGGCTATCGACTCCGACACACTTCGCCAGAGATGCCTCGCGTTGGTCGAGGAGCATTATCGTGATGCGCACGTCAGCCCGACGTGGTTGGCCCGCACCTTGTATGTGTCGCGACGCCAACTGGACAGAGCGTTCGTCGAGGGGGCCAGTGTTGCTGAGATCCTCGCGAGACGGCGTCTACGGCAGGTGCTCGTCGTCGCTGCACTGAACGTCCCCGTCCCGATGTCCGACATAGTGACCAGTTGTGGATACTCGACGTACGAGACGTTCCGTGCGCAGTGCCACCGGTACTTGAAGCGCAGTCCGCGTGCGGCGCGTGCTCACTTCACCAGTGTCCTCCGCATCAGTCCCGCGCCGACGCAGGCGGCCTAG
- a CDS encoding LamG-like jellyroll fold domain-containing protein, which yields MATATADPDAAIAAAQAEAEATGEPVVVDEMTSPTELTSAMPDGTMQYEVATRPVRAEKDGAWVPVDTDLVRDGEWLVPEASAVPVRFSTGGSDALAQVQSASGDWVSETWPYGDLPTPTVEGDTATYEAVFPGVDLKLAATKTGMASIYVVWSEEAALSAPLESLHVAIGGATLTKDAAGTVVADPAGAATPNDADLVAGQPLWWDSSEGGTYREPGGEAPPMPVEHEVTTNSVKMDIGESLAAVQERVEAPTVQYPIFVDPDWSSGESASWYTDAAYPNQSYLSAGVSDRLRVGIYQQYRSDMFFQVPISGLAGKQIIAAHLNTRQLSVNACGAKAIGIHTFGPKTAGFTWNQEQSWNAAGTAGWSGPLQATWTGPDCGSAALNVNWNVTKGVQAKVGASLIQFAVTYADPNAPSRRHYSRDATLKVSYNSRPNVPTAQTMTAPPRPCAATAATAVGVPGPQVTVSVKSTDPDAGNVGTDFYVYKSSDLSNPVQKVARPAVAQGTQSGTFTGLAEGQTYAWRALANDTRLQSGFTSFCYFVVDNTAPAAPGLSTSATTFEVGKPVTVNLTSAADVLGYQYWVQYSAFDSNAAAQPSPVAIARTAAMPDCNKRSGAVRFACKSATTITVAPTDSFSTLWVSAYDRAGNVSVAKALPLYRVSDGTPAAVGAGTSNGHMWSLSSESSPLPTSISDANPGGGASALSLSLPASVDKSVTDVVDAQLGAIPVIKAQSRAAGSTIGTGSAPLNAENSFTVSLWVKPDNATRNQVIMSQGTAASGVVQLKLAGGKYAFCITGTAASGEDATLVSGCATAASAAVSGKWVLLTGILDTANQQLRLVIGDKATPTAVTPHKVGSGDWTANSALQLAPDPDSSRFYGMITNPAIVPAVLTSNQLYELSQFGTPF from the coding sequence GTGGCGACTGCAACCGCTGACCCTGACGCGGCCATTGCGGCGGCACAGGCCGAGGCGGAAGCGACCGGTGAGCCGGTCGTTGTTGACGAGATGACTTCACCCACCGAGCTCACTTCCGCGATGCCAGACGGAACGATGCAGTACGAGGTGGCGACGAGGCCTGTGCGCGCGGAGAAGGATGGTGCGTGGGTGCCAGTCGACACCGATCTCGTCCGCGACGGTGAGTGGCTGGTGCCGGAAGCATCTGCGGTGCCGGTGCGTTTCTCCACTGGAGGGTCGGATGCGCTGGCGCAGGTCCAGTCGGCCTCGGGCGATTGGGTGTCAGAAACATGGCCGTATGGTGACCTGCCGACCCCGACCGTCGAAGGCGATACGGCGACCTACGAGGCCGTGTTCCCCGGCGTCGATCTAAAGCTCGCGGCAACGAAGACGGGCATGGCATCGATCTACGTGGTGTGGTCAGAGGAGGCAGCTCTTTCAGCGCCGCTGGAAAGCCTGCACGTTGCCATAGGCGGCGCAACGCTGACGAAGGATGCTGCAGGCACGGTCGTCGCCGATCCTGCCGGCGCCGCCACTCCGAATGATGCGGACCTGGTGGCCGGTCAGCCGTTGTGGTGGGACTCTTCCGAAGGGGGAACGTACCGTGAGCCGGGTGGGGAAGCTCCGCCGATGCCGGTCGAGCACGAGGTCACGACGAACAGCGTCAAAATGGACATCGGCGAGTCTCTGGCGGCTGTGCAGGAGCGCGTGGAGGCGCCGACCGTGCAGTACCCGATCTTCGTGGACCCGGACTGGTCCTCGGGTGAATCGGCGTCTTGGTATACGGATGCGGCCTATCCGAACCAGTCCTACCTGAGCGCCGGTGTCTCTGACCGGTTGCGTGTGGGGATCTATCAGCAGTATCGATCCGACATGTTCTTCCAGGTGCCGATCAGCGGCCTGGCGGGCAAGCAGATCATCGCGGCGCATCTGAACACCCGACAGCTGAGCGTGAACGCGTGCGGCGCAAAGGCTATCGGCATCCACACGTTCGGTCCGAAGACCGCCGGGTTCACCTGGAACCAGGAGCAGTCGTGGAACGCCGCGGGCACGGCCGGGTGGAGTGGACCCCTGCAGGCGACGTGGACCGGACCGGATTGCGGGTCGGCAGCCCTGAACGTGAACTGGAATGTCACCAAGGGCGTGCAAGCGAAAGTCGGGGCATCGTTGATCCAATTCGCCGTCACCTACGCCGACCCGAATGCCCCCTCCCGCCGCCACTACAGCAGGGATGCGACGCTGAAAGTCAGCTACAATTCCCGCCCCAACGTTCCGACCGCACAGACGATGACCGCACCGCCGAGGCCTTGCGCCGCGACTGCCGCGACCGCAGTCGGGGTCCCCGGCCCACAGGTCACAGTCAGCGTGAAGTCCACCGACCCTGACGCGGGCAACGTCGGCACTGATTTCTACGTCTACAAGTCATCAGATCTGTCCAACCCCGTGCAGAAGGTGGCGCGGCCGGCGGTTGCGCAGGGGACGCAGAGCGGTACGTTCACGGGCCTGGCAGAGGGGCAGACCTACGCGTGGCGGGCGCTGGCGAACGATACCCGGCTGCAGAGCGGGTTCACGAGCTTCTGCTACTTCGTCGTCGATAATACGGCGCCGGCAGCACCGGGGCTGTCGACCAGCGCGACAACGTTCGAAGTCGGAAAGCCGGTCACGGTCAACCTGACGAGCGCTGCGGATGTGCTCGGGTACCAGTACTGGGTGCAGTACTCCGCTTTCGATTCAAATGCTGCGGCTCAGCCGAGCCCGGTGGCGATTGCTCGGACGGCAGCGATGCCGGACTGCAACAAGCGCTCGGGCGCGGTGCGTTTCGCGTGCAAGTCGGCGACGACCATCACGGTAGCGCCGACCGACTCATTCTCCACATTGTGGGTGTCAGCGTATGACCGCGCGGGCAATGTTTCGGTCGCCAAGGCGTTGCCGTTGTATCGAGTGTCGGACGGTACGCCTGCTGCTGTCGGTGCGGGAACGAGCAATGGCCATATGTGGTCGCTGTCGTCGGAGAGCAGCCCGCTACCGACGTCCATCTCGGACGCGAATCCGGGCGGTGGTGCAAGTGCCTTGTCGTTGTCCCTTCCGGCGTCTGTGGACAAGTCCGTGACGGATGTCGTGGACGCACAGCTCGGCGCGATTCCCGTGATCAAGGCGCAGAGTCGTGCTGCCGGCTCGACCATCGGAACCGGGTCGGCGCCTCTCAACGCGGAGAACAGCTTCACGGTGAGCCTGTGGGTCAAGCCCGACAACGCAACACGCAATCAGGTCATCATGTCGCAGGGGACAGCCGCTTCGGGGGTCGTGCAGTTGAAGCTGGCGGGTGGAAAGTACGCGTTCTGTATCACCGGGACCGCTGCATCCGGGGAGGATGCCACGCTCGTGTCAGGGTGTGCGACTGCTGCGTCGGCCGCAGTGAGCGGGAAGTGGGTGCTTCTCACGGGAATTCTGGACACTGCAAATCAGCAGCTACGGCTGGTGATTGGCGACAAGGCGACTCCGACGGCAGTCACCCCACACAAGGTCGGAAGTGGTGACTGGACGGCGAACAGTGCCCTCCAGCTTGCCCCGGATCCCGACAGCTCCCGCTTCTACGGGATGATCACCAATCCGGCAATCGTGCCGGCGGTGCTCACGTCCAACCAGCTGTACGAATTGAGCCAATTCGGTACCCCGTTCTGA
- a CDS encoding RHS repeat domain-containing protein has protein sequence MDDAMLRNPRSRAIGVLACAALAASVLVSVPMVASAAAVPTNPKPQFEDPVPGSSQSALGKGAEPKSSDSVKPPKAKALKGAKPVTVKTPDDAVDGPKTKGAKGATSATVTGMWQAVGDTGIEVATSGDAKAPVESVTVELLSTEQSAKADVQGLALELTRADGGEDSAAPVGVRVPDELMLGQFGADYASRIQWIQVPVGDHEAEPTPVASVQSKDGVVLTPMVSDAPTMLVAASGPTAANGAGTYSATPLKDSSSWDVTEQTGAFSWTYDMAVTDPGVGPVPDLGLAYNSQAVDGLTGSSNNQPSVVGEGWELSATGFIERTYVPCSLDDGASGSVNTSGDLCWKSDNATVSFAGHSGPLVKIGASAVYRLQNDDGTRFELLSGGSGCTNGTNSSECWRMTTTDGTQYYFGKQRLPGWATGNAVTNSTWTVPVFGNDTGEPCHASTFAASSCTQAWRWNLDYIVDVHGNAQALYYTTEANKYAKNRSGATAYVRGGVLARIDYGLRASNIYGANAAGYQVKFNYDSKGRCSDTSGATCTVAAPGSATVPTTPSAYPDVPWDQQCMAASCSTTSQISPTFFTNGRLATVQSLVKVGTAYQTVNTWTLSHSFPATGDGTSPALWLAKVQRSGTAGGQAAISEPATVFYGTSMQNRVWVYDGVAPLVKWRLSSIKTGLGAVISVNYQGAQCTPEQASTILAAPESNTKWCFPQRWVPEITPPLPAQTDLFHKYPVSDMTVNATTGSALSKPMYTKFVYGTPRWRYNDSPMVPTASRTWNVFAGVDTVEVREGDSGAPAAQKVTKSTYYQGMNGDRAAASGGTKAVNVAGASIADERWFGGMVYKQQTLLGVGGSVVSTNVNTPWASPVTASAGALKARIVRNARSVVTEPTSTGGTRTVDTATTFDSTYGYPLTVSTDPSDAPATCTSTSYAAPNTTAWLIGLPSQQRTVAVACDSLGAAQYPRDHVSDVKTVYDGAAWGAAATRGLPTLTTQVDRYDGMTAHWAPVTSSTYDALGRTLVATDAMGRTSTSAYTPSVALPMTGSTVKNTAPFNWVTTRTYDPSTGAESQIVDQNGATTSISTDALGRISKVWLPLQPKAANPTAPSMSYVYTLSQTAVNSVQTTRLTGGGNVTTFELFDGLGRSVQTQESVEGGGAAVATTSFDALGRAYWADNKYWTASVNPSKEFFVPDNPNAIPSQVVTSYDQIGRVTKAVLRSTGTDTSQTVTSYPGADRTDFLPPTGGTAQSVYTNSLGQKTKLVQYLNGTVSGTGQATTYAYDGAGRMTSMTDPAGNEWRWGFNILGQKTSQSDPDSGDSTATYDLLGNQLTSTDARGKTITTTYDNLNRKTATYAGTASGAKLSAWTYDTVRKGFVTTTTSYSGSTAGTPGLAYTSTVNTYDVMGNPTKTTTAIPAGAPAFAGTSYAVSYSYFADGSLSTKSLPAAGGLPAEVVRNGYDAWGRLSSVRGVTSVLNATIYTPTGQISQFNRYLSGNGGYSTYGYDPATGDVTSVLDNAVFANTGHYVASRAYTRDLAGNVTSSSSTAAYPSAKTQKACFSYDGLRQLTRAWTPNASTACTATPSAGALGGVAPYWHDYTYDTETGNRTSMTSTTTAGTTTTSTYAYPAAGDARPHAVFTVTGGAGAGSYGYDAAGNQTTRPGQTLTFNDVGKPATITAGAESVSNVYDASGTLLLRVSATSGAMLLLGDTVLTQAKGSTVVAGYRTYAAAGGKPVAQRNAKTGTPGNTLSWLFTNIEGTVDVTTNATSGATVQSYRDPFGVPLTGTAQNWGDGTGYMNMPVTPSIKLTTVGARVYDAVLGKFTSVDPIIDSNLPQQNTGYAYSGNNPTTYTDPSGLAFKVDCGCGGRTTPYVVAPGYNHAMGVGKEWVRRGKSMISSSKNRALMPESRKFLRDVGTVAKKGGSIIGTEQGALLYSWATGRLPQQISFGGGSRITQGLRDSAAAEDYRNILRSNLSVGNAPERWHYAAGKPNADNPLFANDIETMGNWGNATDSARSLAAIGSHTYTATVVESVTANSVVVQIQAENVISLGSLLSPIRDLASAIPGRTGGFSEVTTYFTWQETVTW, from the coding sequence TTGGACGACGCGATGTTGCGTAACCCCCGTTCCCGGGCTATCGGTGTCCTTGCCTGTGCAGCCTTGGCGGCTAGTGTGCTCGTCAGCGTTCCGATGGTTGCGTCTGCCGCTGCGGTACCGACGAACCCGAAGCCGCAGTTCGAAGATCCGGTTCCGGGGTCGTCACAGTCGGCGCTGGGGAAGGGGGCAGAACCGAAGTCCTCTGATTCGGTGAAGCCGCCGAAGGCAAAGGCGCTCAAGGGTGCCAAGCCCGTCACAGTGAAGACCCCGGACGACGCCGTCGATGGTCCGAAGACGAAGGGGGCGAAGGGGGCCACCAGCGCCACCGTGACTGGTATGTGGCAGGCCGTCGGCGACACAGGTATCGAGGTGGCAACCAGCGGGGATGCGAAAGCACCCGTGGAGTCGGTCACGGTGGAGCTCCTCTCCACAGAACAATCGGCAAAGGCCGATGTGCAGGGGCTCGCGCTTGAGCTCACTCGAGCAGACGGTGGAGAGGATTCGGCTGCGCCGGTCGGTGTGCGAGTTCCGGACGAGCTGATGTTGGGGCAATTCGGCGCCGACTACGCCAGTCGCATCCAATGGATCCAGGTACCGGTCGGGGACCACGAGGCAGAACCGACTCCGGTGGCCTCCGTGCAGTCGAAGGACGGCGTCGTGCTGACACCAATGGTCTCGGACGCGCCCACGATGCTCGTTGCTGCATCCGGTCCGACGGCGGCGAACGGTGCGGGGACCTACTCCGCCACGCCCCTTAAAGACTCGTCGAGCTGGGATGTCACGGAACAGACCGGCGCGTTCAGTTGGACGTACGACATGGCGGTGACAGATCCGGGCGTCGGCCCGGTGCCGGACTTGGGTCTGGCATACAACTCGCAGGCTGTGGACGGGCTCACGGGCTCAAGCAACAACCAGCCCTCGGTCGTCGGCGAAGGGTGGGAACTGTCTGCGACCGGGTTCATCGAGCGCACCTACGTGCCATGCTCCTTGGATGACGGAGCATCGGGGTCGGTGAACACTTCTGGCGACTTGTGCTGGAAGTCTGACAACGCCACCGTGTCGTTCGCCGGACACTCAGGGCCGCTGGTCAAGATCGGCGCGTCCGCGGTGTATCGGCTGCAGAACGACGACGGCACACGGTTTGAGCTGCTCAGCGGGGGGAGTGGATGCACCAACGGTACGAATTCGTCCGAGTGTTGGCGGATGACCACGACCGACGGCACGCAGTACTACTTCGGCAAGCAGCGGCTGCCCGGATGGGCAACGGGAAACGCGGTGACCAACTCCACATGGACGGTGCCGGTATTCGGCAACGACACCGGGGAGCCGTGCCACGCCTCCACCTTCGCTGCTTCGTCCTGCACGCAGGCGTGGCGGTGGAACCTCGACTACATCGTCGACGTGCACGGCAACGCGCAAGCCCTGTACTACACGACCGAGGCGAACAAGTACGCCAAGAACCGTAGCGGAGCGACCGCATACGTCCGAGGTGGTGTGTTGGCACGAATCGACTACGGCCTGCGCGCCAGTAACATCTACGGCGCGAACGCTGCCGGCTATCAGGTGAAATTCAACTACGACTCCAAGGGGCGTTGCTCGGACACCTCCGGGGCTACCTGCACAGTTGCTGCTCCCGGCTCGGCCACGGTACCGACGACGCCGTCGGCATATCCGGATGTGCCGTGGGATCAGCAGTGCATGGCCGCATCCTGCTCGACGACGTCGCAGATCTCACCCACGTTCTTCACGAACGGGCGTCTTGCGACGGTGCAGTCCCTCGTGAAGGTCGGCACCGCCTACCAGACGGTGAACACGTGGACGCTCTCACACTCGTTTCCGGCAACGGGTGACGGGACGAGCCCGGCCCTGTGGCTCGCCAAGGTGCAGCGCAGTGGTACCGCGGGTGGTCAGGCGGCGATTTCTGAGCCGGCCACGGTGTTCTATGGAACGTCGATGCAGAACCGTGTCTGGGTGTACGACGGTGTCGCTCCGTTGGTGAAGTGGCGCCTCAGTTCCATCAAGACCGGACTCGGTGCGGTGATCAGCGTCAACTATCAGGGCGCACAGTGCACACCGGAGCAGGCATCGACCATCCTCGCCGCGCCCGAATCCAACACGAAGTGGTGTTTCCCGCAACGCTGGGTGCCGGAGATCACGCCTCCGCTGCCCGCGCAAACGGACCTGTTCCACAAGTACCCGGTCTCCGATATGACCGTGAACGCGACCACGGGTAGCGCGCTGAGCAAGCCGATGTACACGAAGTTCGTGTACGGCACTCCCCGCTGGCGATACAACGACAGCCCCATGGTTCCCACTGCCAGCCGAACCTGGAATGTGTTTGCCGGTGTGGACACCGTGGAGGTTCGAGAAGGTGACTCAGGAGCTCCCGCGGCGCAGAAGGTGACGAAGAGTACCTATTACCAGGGTATGAACGGTGACCGCGCTGCCGCGTCAGGTGGCACGAAAGCCGTGAACGTGGCAGGTGCCAGCATCGCCGACGAGCGCTGGTTCGGCGGGATGGTCTACAAGCAGCAGACGCTCCTTGGCGTGGGCGGATCGGTCGTGAGCACGAACGTGAACACACCGTGGGCCTCTCCGGTCACCGCTAGCGCGGGAGCATTGAAAGCGAGGATCGTGCGGAATGCCCGATCCGTCGTCACCGAACCCACCTCGACCGGCGGGACCCGCACGGTCGACACGGCCACCACCTTCGACAGCACCTACGGGTATCCGCTGACGGTGTCGACTGACCCCTCGGATGCCCCGGCGACGTGCACATCCACCAGCTACGCCGCTCCCAACACGACCGCGTGGCTGATCGGTCTTCCCAGTCAGCAGCGCACGGTTGCCGTCGCGTGCGACAGCCTCGGCGCCGCGCAGTATCCGCGTGACCATGTCAGCGACGTGAAGACGGTCTATGACGGTGCCGCGTGGGGGGCTGCTGCCACGCGCGGCCTGCCAACATTGACAACCCAAGTCGACCGATATGACGGCATGACGGCGCACTGGGCGCCGGTGACATCCAGCACGTACGACGCGCTGGGCCGGACGCTGGTCGCTACCGACGCGATGGGACGCACGAGTACGAGTGCGTACACCCCATCGGTGGCGTTGCCGATGACTGGATCCACCGTCAAGAACACGGCGCCGTTCAACTGGGTGACCACGAGAACATATGACCCGTCCACTGGTGCCGAGTCGCAGATCGTGGACCAGAACGGTGCCACGACCTCCATCAGCACGGATGCCTTGGGACGGATCAGCAAGGTGTGGTTGCCGCTTCAGCCGAAGGCGGCCAATCCGACCGCGCCGTCAATGTCGTACGTGTACACGCTGTCCCAGACTGCGGTGAACTCCGTCCAGACGACCAGGCTCACCGGCGGGGGCAACGTCACCACGTTCGAGCTGTTCGACGGCCTCGGCCGGTCTGTGCAGACGCAGGAATCCGTCGAAGGCGGCGGCGCCGCCGTGGCCACGACGAGTTTTGATGCCCTGGGGCGCGCCTATTGGGCCGACAACAAGTACTGGACAGCTTCAGTGAACCCGTCCAAGGAGTTCTTCGTCCCTGACAACCCGAACGCGATTCCGTCGCAGGTCGTCACCAGTTACGACCAGATCGGCCGTGTCACGAAGGCGGTGCTGCGCTCGACTGGCACGGACACGTCGCAGACTGTGACCTCCTACCCCGGCGCTGACCGGACGGACTTCCTGCCTCCGACGGGCGGCACCGCGCAGAGCGTGTACACGAACTCCCTCGGCCAGAAGACGAAGCTCGTGCAATACCTGAACGGCACCGTCTCGGGTACCGGGCAGGCGACGACGTACGCGTACGACGGTGCTGGGCGGATGACGTCGATGACCGATCCCGCGGGCAACGAGTGGCGGTGGGGATTCAACATCCTCGGGCAGAAGACCTCTCAGTCCGACCCGGATTCAGGGGACTCCACTGCGACGTATGACCTCCTCGGCAACCAGCTGACCAGTACGGATGCGCGGGGAAAGACCATCACCACGACATACGACAACCTGAATCGGAAGACGGCGACGTACGCCGGCACCGCATCGGGAGCGAAGCTGTCAGCATGGACGTATGACACGGTGCGGAAGGGCTTCGTGACGACGACGACGTCCTATAGCGGGTCCACGGCAGGTACCCCCGGCCTGGCGTACACGTCCACCGTGAACACCTACGACGTGATGGGGAACCCGACGAAGACGACCACGGCGATCCCGGCCGGGGCGCCCGCATTCGCTGGGACGAGTTATGCGGTCTCGTACTCCTACTTCGCGGACGGTTCGCTCTCGACGAAGAGCCTGCCGGCCGCAGGCGGGCTGCCGGCCGAGGTCGTCCGGAACGGGTACGACGCGTGGGGCAGGCTCTCGAGCGTGCGTGGTGTCACGTCGGTGCTCAATGCGACGATCTACACGCCCACCGGACAGATTTCCCAGTTCAACAGGTACCTGTCTGGCAATGGCGGATACTCGACATATGGCTATGATCCGGCAACCGGGGATGTGACGAGTGTGCTCGATAATGCCGTCTTTGCGAACACAGGGCACTATGTCGCGAGCCGCGCGTACACGCGGGACTTGGCTGGCAACGTGACGAGTTCGTCGAGCACCGCGGCGTATCCGTCTGCGAAGACGCAGAAGGCGTGCTTCAGCTATGACGGACTGCGGCAGCTCACGCGGGCATGGACGCCGAACGCGTCGACGGCATGCACAGCGACACCGTCCGCCGGGGCGCTGGGAGGCGTGGCACCGTACTGGCACGACTACACGTACGACACTGAGACGGGGAACCGCACGTCGATGACGTCAACCACCACGGCAGGGACCACGACCACCAGCACGTACGCCTACCCCGCTGCTGGTGACGCCCGCCCGCACGCTGTCTTCACGGTCACCGGCGGCGCCGGCGCGGGATCGTACGGGTACGACGCCGCCGGCAACCAGACCACGCGTCCAGGCCAGACCCTGACGTTCAACGACGTCGGGAAGCCAGCCACGATCACCGCGGGAGCGGAGTCGGTGTCGAACGTGTACGACGCATCTGGAACGCTGTTGCTGCGTGTGTCGGCGACTAGCGGTGCGATGTTGCTGCTGGGGGATACTGTGTTGACGCAGGCGAAGGGCTCGACGGTCGTCGCCGGGTATCGGACCTACGCTGCTGCCGGCGGCAAGCCCGTCGCGCAGCGAAACGCCAAGACCGGGACTCCCGGGAACACGCTGTCTTGGCTGTTCACGAACATCGAAGGCACCGTCGACGTGACCACGAATGCGACCTCGGGTGCAACGGTGCAGTCCTATCGCGATCCCTTCGGGGTGCCCCTCACTGGTACCGCGCAGAACTGGGGCGATGGCACCGGATACATGAACATGCCGGTCACGCCGTCGATCAAGCTCACCACCGTCGGCGCGCGCGTCTACGACGCTGTGCTGGGCAAGTTCACCAGCGTCGACCCCATCATCGACTCCAATCTCCCGCAGCAGAACACCGGGTACGCCTACTCCGGCAACAACCCCACCACCTACACCGACCCGAGTGGTCTTGCGTTCAAGGTCGACTGTGGATGCGGCGGCAGAACGACGCCATACGTGGTGGCCCCGGGTTACAACCACGCGATGGGCGTCGGGAAAGAATGGGTTCGAAGAGGTAAATCTATGATTTCTTCTTCGAAGAACAGGGCTTTGATGCCTGAATCCCGAAAGTTTCTTCGTGATGTAGGGACCGTTGCCAAGAAGGGGGGGAGCATCATCGGCACAGAACAGGGTGCCCTGCTCTACAGTTGGGCGACCGGCCGCCTTCCACAGCAAATTTCGTTCGGAGGCGGCTCGAGGATCACCCAGGGGCTGCGTGACTCCGCAGCAGCAGAAGACTACCGAAACATACTCCGGAGTAATCTGAGTGTGGGAAACGCACCGGAGAGGTGGCACTATGCGGCCGGCAAACCCAACGCTGATAACCCGCTGTTTGCAAATGACATCGAGACGATGGGCAATTGGGGAAACGCAACGGACAGTGCTCGGTCATTGGCTGCCATCGGCTCGCATACCTACACCGCAACGGTAGTTGAAAGTGTGACCGCCAATTCGGTCGTCGTGCAGATCCAGGCAGAGAATGTCATAAGCCTGGGCTCGTTGCTCTCTCCGATTCGTGATCTAGCCAGCGCGATTCCGGGTCGCACCGGAGGATTCTCTGAAGTCACGACCTATTTCACGTGGCAGGAGACTGTGACGTGGTGA